ATGGCCGCTATAGGAGACTTGCTGTCGATCAGGCTCATGAATCCGTCGTAGTTGTTACTGTTAGAATAGGTGATGTATTTCTCAAAAAGAGCCTTGATTTCCTGCGGGTTTGCCTGGTCAGCCTTACTCGTGATTGCTACTGTCTTCGATTGTGCATTCCAGATCACCTCATTGCCGGTAGCTTCACCTACGAAGCGCAGCGGGATGTAAGTGGAATTGTTGATGAGCTTAGGAGCAACAGCCAGTGGGGTCACTACACCATTGATGCGGGCGTGCTTGCTACCTAGTTGTAGTGTAATCGTAAGACCTTCCTTAGTACCTGTGATAGTGCCGGTGGCTTGATTCCACTCGATTGAAAGTCCCAGTTTCTCAAAAACCGGGCGGAATGGAACGACAATCGTACCGTTGTCATTGAAGGGAGCCTGTCCCTTCAGCACAAGCTGCTGCTGATTGATCTGAATGGAGATCGGCTGCGCTGCGGCATGGGCAGGCCATGCGATAGCGGTGGAAAGAAGAGTTGCTGCGATTAGGGTGGATACGGTTTTCATTATGTGAATTCTCCTTTTTCTTGAAGCTTCCTTATCAAAAGTGATCTTATGTATAAAATGTATGATATAACCTCCAAATCATAAATATCCTATGATGTATATTTACAAAATACTCTCAATGTGCTAGCGGATGCTATATGTTCAGGAACTATGAATGGCTGCGTATATCATAGTGTTGATATTTATTTACATACAAAAAGCAGGCCAACGATACCTGGTATCGCTGCCTGCTTTTTATACTGTCATTTTCTATTAACCGCAAGAACAATTCAATACGGGCTTACGTGCAGCTTGTGTCTCATCCAAACGACTAATCTCTGTGGTATGCGGTGCGTTGATTACGATTTCTGGTGTCTCCTGCGCTTCCTTCACAATCTGGATCATCGTTTCGATGAAGCCGTCGAGTGTTTCTTTGCTCTCGGTTTCCGTCGGTTCGATCATCATGCATTCCTCTACAGTCAGTGGGAAGTACACGGTGGGTGGGTGGTAGCCGAAGTCGAGCAATCGTTTTGCAACGTCCAAGGTACGGACCCCATATTGTTTGAGATTTTTGCCGGACATTACGAATTCATGCTTACATACACCTGGATATGGGATTTCAAAATATGGCGCCAGCCGGTGCATCATATAGTTCGCATTCAGCACAGCATTTTCTGATACCTCACGAAGTCCATCAGGACCATAGGTACGGATATAGGCATAAGCCCGAACTAGAATACCGAAGTTACCGTAAAAAGCTTTTACGCGTCCAATGGATTCCGGTCCGCCAAAGTCGAGCGAGAAGCTGCTATCTTCATTCTTCACCACAGTAGGTTGTGGCAGGAACGGAATGAGGATAGATTTTACGCCAACAGGTCCGGCTCCGGGGCCGCCGCCGCCGTGCGGAGTGCTCATTGTCTTATGCAAGTTCAAATGCACAACGTCAAAGCCCATGTCACCAGGACGGGTAATGCCCATAATCGCATTGGAGTTGGCTCCATCGTAATAAAGTAAGCCGCCTGCTTCGTGCACAATTTCAGCGATTTCGACGATTTGGGTCTCGAACAAGCCGAGTGTGCTCGGATTAGTCAGCATCAGTGCGGCTGTGTCGCTACCGACGGCTGCCTTCAGTGCTTCAAGATCAACCATTCCTTTATCTGTGGATGGGATCGTGATCGTTTCAAGTCCTGCTGCTGAAGCACTGGCAGGATTGGTACCGTGCGAGGAATCCGGCACGATAACCTTCGTGCGTGTCTCGCCGCGGCTTTCATGGTAGGCGCGGATCATCATGAGGCCGGTCCATTCACCATGAGCACCTGCGGCTGGCTGCAAGGATACAGCATCCATACCCGTCAGTGCGGACAGATCATTTTGCAGAGTATACATTAATTCAAGTGCGCCTTGAATACTTTCTTCCGGCTGGTAAGGGTGGATCTTCGCTAGGCCTACGATGCGGGCAACATCTTCGTTAATTTTTGGATTGTATTTCATCGTACATGAACCGAGTGGATAGAAGCCGTTATCTACGCCGAAGTTGCGGCGTGACAAGGAAGTATAGTGACGAATGACATCCACTTCAGATACTTCTGGAAGCACGACGGGTTCGCTACGGAGTAAACCTGATGGGATCAGGGATTCAATGCTTTCTTCCTGCGGCACATCGCATTGTGGCAAGGAATAGGCCGAACGGCCCGGACGACTTAATTCAAAGATTAGACTTTGTTCCGGTTTCATAAACAGCCCTCCAGTGCGCTAGCGAATTGGTCGATTTCGTTCTTGCTTCTTTTTTCCGTTACGGCTACAAGCATATGACCAGCAAGTTCAGGATAATCCCGACCCAGATCATAACCACCGAGATAACCTTCCTTAAGCAGCTTCGAATTAATAGCACTCACGCTGCTTCCTTCAGGAAGCTTCACGACAAACTCATTAAAGAATGGGGAAGAGAAGGTGAGCTCAGCACCTGTTAGTTCGCTCAGTCTTTTAGCGGCATAATGGCTTTTGCGAATGTTCAGTTCGCCGACTTCACGCATGCCTTCTTTGCCCATTACGGATAAGTAGACGGATGCGCAGAGTGCGAGCAGTGCTTGGTTGGAGCAAATGTTCGATGTCGCTTTTTCACGGCGGATATGCTGCTCACGCGCTTGAAGAGTAAGGACGAAGCCACGTTTACCATTACGGTCAACGGTTTGACCAACAATACGGCCCGGCATGCGTCGCATCAAGTGCTCAGCTACAGCGAAGAATCCGCAAGTTGGACCGCCGAGGGAAGCAGGAATGCCAAGTGGCTGAGCATCACCGACTACGATGTCGGCTCCGAGCTTGCCCGGGGTTTCGAGTACGCCAAGGGCAATTGGGTTCGCACTGACAACAAGCAAACCTTTAACAGCATGGATCAGCGGCTCAACGGAGCGAAGATCC
This window of the Paenibacillus sp. FSL R10-2734 genome carries:
- the gcvPB gene encoding aminomethyl-transferring glycine dehydrogenase subunit GcvPB; its protein translation is MKPEQSLIFELSRPGRSAYSLPQCDVPQEESIESLIPSGLLRSEPVVLPEVSEVDVIRHYTSLSRRNFGVDNGFYPLGSCTMKYNPKINEDVARIVGLAKIHPYQPEESIQGALELMYTLQNDLSALTGMDAVSLQPAAGAHGEWTGLMMIRAYHESRGETRTKVIVPDSSHGTNPASASAAGLETITIPSTDKGMVDLEALKAAVGSDTAALMLTNPSTLGLFETQIVEIAEIVHEAGGLLYYDGANSNAIMGITRPGDMGFDVVHLNLHKTMSTPHGGGGPGAGPVGVKSILIPFLPQPTVVKNEDSSFSLDFGGPESIGRVKAFYGNFGILVRAYAYIRTYGPDGLREVSENAVLNANYMMHRLAPYFEIPYPGVCKHEFVMSGKNLKQYGVRTLDVAKRLLDFGYHPPTVYFPLTVEECMMIEPTETESKETLDGFIETMIQIVKEAQETPEIVINAPHTTEISRLDETQAARKPVLNCSCG
- the gcvPA gene encoding aminomethyl-transferring glycine dehydrogenase subunit GcvPA, encoding MKHRYLPMTAQDRIEMMEAVGIQSIDELFSDIPEAVRYQGTMPMSEALDEYALLRHMKGLADRNADFDSHASFLGAGLYDHHIPVVINHVISRSEFYTAYTPYQPEISQGELQAIFEFQSYICELTGMKVANASMYDGATALSEAAVLAAGATKRKKLIVSRTVHPEARQVLRTSANAWGLEVVEIDYKDGVTDHDKLAEAIDGDTAAVLMQSPNFFGSIEDLRSVEPLIHAVKGLLVVSANPIALGVLETPGKLGADIVVGDAQPLGIPASLGGPTCGFFAVAEHLMRRMPGRIVGQTVDRNGKRGFVLTLQAREQHIRREKATSNICSNQALLALCASVYLSVMGKEGMREVGELNIRKSHYAAKRLSELTGAELTFSSPFFNEFVVKLPEGSSVSAINSKLLKEGYLGGYDLGRDYPELAGHMLVAVTEKRSKNEIDQFASALEGCL